The Meriones unguiculatus strain TT.TT164.6M chromosome 1, Bangor_MerUng_6.1, whole genome shotgun sequence genome has a segment encoding these proteins:
- the Stoml1 gene encoding stomatin-like protein 1: protein MLGRSGYRALPLGDFDRFQQSSFGFLGSQKGCLSPEPGGVGPGADAPESWPSCLCHGLISFLGFLVLLLTFPISGWFALKIVPTYERMVVFRLGRIRTPQGPGMVLLLPFIDSFQRVDLRTRAFNVPPCKLASKDGAVLSVGADVQFRIWDPVLSVMAVKDLNTATRMTAHNAMTKALLRRPLQEIQMEKLKIGDQLLLEINDVTRAWGLEVDRVELAVEAVLQPPQDSPAVSGPESTLQQLALHLLGGSTLNTANTALGGVPSPGPVDTLEMISEVEPPASHAVTEPSPKQPVAEGLLTALQPFLSEALVSQVGACYQFNVILPSGTQSTYFLDLTTGQGRVGHGVPDGIPDVVVEMAEADLQALLCRELRPLGAYMSGRLKVKGDLAVVMKLEAVLKALK from the exons ATGCTCGGCCGGTCCGGCTACCGGGCACTGCCCTTAGGGGATTTTGATCGTTTCCAGCAGTCGAGCTTCGGCTTTCTGGGTTCGCAAAAGGGCTGCTTGTCCCCAGAGCCGGGCGGCGTGGGGCCGGGGGCCG ATGCGCCGGAGAGCtggccctcctgtctctgccatgGCCTCATCAGTTTCCTGGGGTTCTTGGTGCTGCTCCTGACCTTCCCCATTTCTGGCTGGTTTGCTCTGAAG ATCGTACCCACCTATGAGAGGATGGTTGTGTTTCGACTGGGCCGGATCCGTACCCCCCAGGGGCCTGGCATGGTTCTTCTCCTGCCCTTCATTGACTCCTTCCAGAGGGTGGATCTGAGGACCCGAGCCTTCAATGTTCCTCCTTGCAAG TTGGCCTCTAAGGATGGGGCTGTGCTATCTGTGGGAGCTGACGTCCAGTTCCGAATCTGGGATCCAGTGTTATCCGTGATGGCTGTGAAGGACCTCAACACAGCCACTCGCATGACGGCCCACAATGCCATGACCAAGGCTCTGCTCAGGAGGCCACTGCAAGAGATCCAGATGGAGAAGCTCAAGATCGGGGACCAGCTCCTA CTGGAGATCAATGACGTGACCAGAGCCTGGGGCCTGGAGGTGGACCGCGTGGAGCTAGCCGTGGAGGCTGTGCTTCAGCCGCCCCAAGACAGCCCAGCTGTGTCCGGCCCAGAAAGCACCCTCCAGCAGCTGGCGCTCCACCTGCTGGGGGGAAGCACtttgaacacagcaaacacagcgcTAGGAGGAGTTCCATCCCCAGGGCCAG TGGACACCTTGGAAATGATAAGTGAAGTGGAGCCACCTGCCTCTCATGCTGTGACTGAGCCCAGCCCGAAGCAGCCGGTGGCCGAAGGGCTCCTCACTGCCCTGCAACCCTTCCTGTCAGAGGCACTGGTCAGCCAGGTGGGGGCCTGCTATCAGTTCAATGTCATCCTACCCAGTGGCACCCAGAGTACCTACTTCCTGGACCTTACTACAG GACAAGGCAGAGTGGGACATGGAGTGCCTGATGGCATCCCGGACGTGGTGGTGGAGATGGCTGAGGCAGACCTACAGGCCTTGTTGTGCAGGGAACTCCGGCCCTTGGGGGCCTACATGAGCGGCCGGCTAAAGGTGAAGGGTGACCTAGCCGTGGTCATGAAGCTGGAGGCTGTCCTCAAGGCCTTGAAGTAG